The Phaeacidiphilus oryzae TH49 region GCATGTGGTACCGCCTGATCTCCGCCCACGCCCCGGTCACCCGCCAGCTCACCGACGAGCTGATGCCGGTCCTGGACGCCCTCCGCGCCACCCCGGGCTGACCAGGCGGAAGGGCCGGACCGGCGCCCACCGGCCATGTCGGCCGTCCCCACAGCTCCGTCCGGCGCCATGTGGCGGTCCGACACACCCGCGGCCACCCCTGGCGCGGAGCCGATTCCCCTGGCAGATTCCTCCCGACGCCACGCGGAACCCGATCGGACGACGGGCTCCGCGCCGACCGCCCGCACCACACTCAAAGGGGAGGACCCGTGGGCACCGCACCCCACCCCGACCAGCAGACCGAGCCCCCCGGCGACGCCCCCCTCTGGCGACCGTCCCCGAGCCGCGCCGCCGCCACCCGGATGGCCGCCTTCCAGCGCTTCGCCGCCGAGCACCACGGCGCCCCGGCCGAGCCGCTCGTCCCGGCCCCCGAGGAGGCCGGCGCAGCGGGCGACGCCACCGCCGCCGCCCGCTACGCCGCCCTCCACGCCTGGTCGGTCGAGGATCTGGAACGCTTCTGGCGGGCCGTCACCGAATGGACCGGCGTCCGGTTCAGCACCCCCGCCGAGAACGGCCGGGTCCTGGAGCTTCCCGCCGCCCCCGAGCCGGCGATGCCCGGCGCCCGCTGGTTCCCCGGCTCCCGCCTGAACTACGCCGAGCACGCCCTGCGAGCCTCCGAGGACCCGGCCCGCGCCGGCGACCCGGCGATCATCCACTTCGACGAGCCCGCACTGGCCGCGGGCGACGCCCCCGCCTCGACCCTCACCTGGCGGGAACTCCGGTCCGCCGTGGCCGCCGTGGCCGCCGAGCTCCGGCGCCTCGACGTCCGCCCGGGCGACCGGGTGGCCGGCTACCTGCCCAACATCCCGCAGGCCGCCGTCGCCCTGCTGGCCGCGGCCTCGGTCGGCGCCGTCTGGACCTCCTGCGCCCCCGACTTCGGCGCCCGCAGCGTCCTCGACCGCTTCCAGCAGGTCGAGCCGGTGGTCCTGTTCGCCGTCGACGGCTACCACTACAACGGCAAGCGCCACGACCGCACCGGCACGGTGGCCGAGCTCCGCCGCGAACTCCCCACCCTGCGCGCCCTGGTGCACATCCCGCTGCTGGGCAGCGACCTCCCCGACGACCCGATCGCCGTCCCCTGGCCGCAGCCGGAGGCGCGCCCATCGGGAGAGACGCCGGAACCCTCCCTCGACTTCGAGCAGGTCCCCTTCGACCACCCGCTCTGGATCCTGTACTCCTCCGGCACCACCGGCCTGCCCAAGCCCATCGTCCAGGGCCACGGCGGCATCGTCCTGGAGCACCTCAAGCAGGCCGACCTCCATGTCGACCTCGGCCCGGGCGATCGCTTCTTCTGGTACACCTCGACCGGCTGGATGATGTGGAACTTCCTCCTCGCCGGCCTCCTCGCCGGAGCCGCGATCGTCACCTACGACGGCAGCCCCGGCCACCCCGACGTCTCCGCCCAGTGGCGGGTCGCCGCGGCCGCCGGCGTCACCGTCTTCGGCACCTCGGCGGCGTACGTGATGTCCTGCCGCAAGGCCGGCCTCGACTTCCACTCCACGGGCGGGGACGGCGACCTCGACCTCTCCCGGCTCAAGGCGATCGGCACCACCGGCTCCCCGCTCCCGCCGGACGGCTTCGCCTGGATCTACCAGCACGTCAAGCAGGACGTCTGGCTCGCCTCGGTCAGCGGCGGCACCGACCTCTGCTCCTGCCTGGTCGGGGGAGTGCCGACGCTCCCCGTGTACCTCGGCGAGATCCAGGCCCCCGCCCTCGGCGTCGACGTCCAGGCCTGGGACCCGGCCGGGAAGCCGCTCACCGACGAGGTCGGCGAGCTCGTGGTCACCCAGCCCGTGCCCTCCATGCCGCTCTACTTCTGGAACGATCCGGAGGGCACCCGCTACCGCGACAGCTACTTCGACGTCTACCCGGGCGTCTGGCGGCACGGCGACTGGATCACCGTCACCCCCCGCAACACCGTGGTCATCCACGGCCGTTCCGACTCCACCCTCAACCGCCAGGGCGTCCGGATGGGCTCCGCCGACATCTACGAGGTCGTCGAACGCCTCCCGGAGATCCGGGAATCCCTCGTCATCGGCCTCGAGGAGCCGGACGGCGGCTACTGGATGCCGCTCTTCGTCGTCCTCGCCCCCGGCGCCGCACTCGACGACGAACTGCGCGCCCGCATCCGCACCGCCCTGCGCGAGCAGCTCTCCCCCCGGCACGTCCCGGACGAGGTCATCGCCGTCCCCGCGGTCCCGCACACCCTCACCGGAAAGCGGATCGAGGTCCCGGTGAAGCGCCTTCTCTCCGGCACCCCGATCGAGAAGGCGGTCAACCCCGGGTCCCTCGACGACCCGGCCGCCCTCCGCCCCTTCCAGCGGCTGGCCGCCGAACGGGCCGAGCAGCGCGACTGAGCCGCCCGGACGAGGCGAACGTGCGGGCCGGGGGAACCGGCCATCGGCCCCCGGCCCGCACGGCTGCCGGTGTCGACTAGGGCAGCTTCCAGACCTGGTTGGCGGTGTCCGCGCAGTCCCAGATCTGCACCTGCGTCCCGGAGCCGCCGTAACCCGTGTCGTCCAGGCACTTGTTGGACTGCGGGTTGTAGAGCTCGCCGTTGGACTGCGGTATCCAGACCTGTGCGGCCGTGTTGTTGCAGTCGTACAGGTCCACCTGGGTGCCGTCGGCCGTCCCGCCGCCGTTGATGTCCAGGCACTTGCCGAGGACGTGGAGGGTGCTGCCCGCCTCGACCACGGTCCACTGCTGTGCCGCCGAACCGTTGCAGGTGTAGACCTGAACGGGGTTGTAGTTCGCTGTGCTGGCACTCCGGTCGTCCAGGCAGAGCCCGTTGTAGCCGACGATCTGCCCGGTGCCGCTGGTGCCGCCGCCTCCGCCTCCTCCGCCGCCGGAGGTCGAACCGTTGGTGGTGTAGGCCGCGACGTACCCCACGCTCATCGTCCCGCCCGAACTCGTCGCCGAGGTCGGTGTGGTGCAGCCGCAGACTCCGTTGGGGAAGCCGCCGCCCATGGCGAGGTCGAAGATGATGGAGAGGTTGTGGTCGAAGGCCTGCTGCCAGGTGCTGGTGCCGACCTGGCTCTCGTTGACGGTGAAGTACTGGGCGCCGTCGAGGTAGAAGGTGATGGACTCGGCGGCGGTGTTGGTGCGGTCGAGGATCATGGAGTAGGTGTGGTACCCG contains the following coding sequences:
- a CDS encoding acetoacetate--CoA ligase yields the protein MGTAPHPDQQTEPPGDAPLWRPSPSRAAATRMAAFQRFAAEHHGAPAEPLVPAPEEAGAAGDATAAARYAALHAWSVEDLERFWRAVTEWTGVRFSTPAENGRVLELPAAPEPAMPGARWFPGSRLNYAEHALRASEDPARAGDPAIIHFDEPALAAGDAPASTLTWRELRSAVAAVAAELRRLDVRPGDRVAGYLPNIPQAAVALLAAASVGAVWTSCAPDFGARSVLDRFQQVEPVVLFAVDGYHYNGKRHDRTGTVAELRRELPTLRALVHIPLLGSDLPDDPIAVPWPQPEARPSGETPEPSLDFEQVPFDHPLWILYSSGTTGLPKPIVQGHGGIVLEHLKQADLHVDLGPGDRFFWYTSTGWMMWNFLLAGLLAGAAIVTYDGSPGHPDVSAQWRVAAAAGVTVFGTSAAYVMSCRKAGLDFHSTGGDGDLDLSRLKAIGTTGSPLPPDGFAWIYQHVKQDVWLASVSGGTDLCSCLVGGVPTLPVYLGEIQAPALGVDVQAWDPAGKPLTDEVGELVVTQPVPSMPLYFWNDPEGTRYRDSYFDVYPGVWRHGDWITVTPRNTVVIHGRSDSTLNRQGVRMGSADIYEVVERLPEIRESLVIGLEEPDGGYWMPLFVVLAPGAALDDELRARIRTALREQLSPRHVPDEVIAVPAVPHTLTGKRIEVPVKRLLSGTPIEKAVNPGSLDDPAALRPFQRLAAERAEQRD
- a CDS encoding ricin-type beta-trefoil lectin domain protein, which gives rise to MKLLSHRLRPLRTVSRRLRGVGVALAVAVAAALPVALPSAAHAVTVPAPPSGWSTVFSDDFSGASGSQPNSSNWMYDTGPGSNFGTGEIETMTNSTSNVHLDGSGHLDITALGSGSNWTSGRIQTTSANVGAPAGGKLEVTASIQQPNPSSGLGYWPAFWMLGPGQWPENGEIDIMEDVNALSEVAGTIHCGTDPGGPCNESNGIGSGLRACSGCQTGYHTYSMILDRTNTAAESITFYLDGAQYFTVNESQVGTSTWQQAFDHNLSIIFDLAMGGGFPNGVCGCTTPTSATSSGGTMSVGYVAAYTTNGSTSGGGGGGGGGTSGTGQIVGYNGLCLDDRSASTANYNPVQVYTCNGSAAQQWTVVEAGSTLHVLGKCLDINGGGTADGTQVDLYDCNNTAAQVWIPQSNGELYNPQSNKCLDDTGYGGSGTQVQIWDCADTANQVWKLP